The Roseovarius indicus genome has a segment encoding these proteins:
- a CDS encoding cobalamin B12-binding domain-containing protein, protein MFNSTPILLRRGPGDHRHVLAAGAAQMHLLAGLAHEVVRRLAYQERDAARIRQGPPTHQVERLCEALIATGDTADAEEILAEIARGESFETLCLQYLSAATRMLGDWWLEDRASFAQVTTATGKIFEILRKADAPATAAARPTDVTVVFASVPGEQHTLGVRMAADLFRGDGWEIALKLGYTQDELIAEIRKLKRCIVGLSIGGRHSLDALGDVVTALHTHCPEAVIVVSGQDIEELRPHLAAMGLDGIAGELQEAKTTISALWDREMTRPK, encoded by the coding sequence TTGTTCAATTCCACACCCATCCTGCTCCGTCGCGGGCCGGGCGATCACCGCCATGTGCTCGCAGCCGGGGCCGCCCAAATGCACCTGCTGGCGGGCCTCGCCCACGAGGTCGTCCGACGCCTGGCCTACCAGGAACGTGACGCGGCGCGCATTCGCCAGGGCCCGCCCACGCATCAGGTCGAACGGCTCTGCGAGGCGCTGATCGCCACCGGCGACACCGCCGACGCCGAAGAGATCCTCGCCGAGATCGCCCGCGGCGAAAGCTTCGAAACCCTCTGCCTGCAATATCTCTCCGCCGCCACGCGCATGCTGGGCGACTGGTGGCTCGAAGACCGCGCCAGCTTCGCGCAGGTCACCACCGCCACCGGCAAGATCTTCGAGATCCTGCGCAAGGCCGACGCCCCCGCCACCGCCGCCGCCCGCCCGACCGACGTGACCGTCGTCTTCGCCTCCGTGCCGGGCGAACAGCACACCCTCGGCGTCCGCATGGCCGCCGATCTCTTCCGCGGCGACGGCTGGGAGATCGCCCTCAAGCTGGGCTACACCCAGGATGAACTGATCGCCGAAATCCGCAAGCTGAAGCGCTGCATCGTCGGCCTCTCCATCGGCGGGCGCCACTCGCTCGACGCGTTGGGCGACGTGGTCACCGCGCTGCACACCCACTGCCCCGAGGCGGTGATCGTGGTCAGCGGCCAGGATATCGAAGAGCTCCGCCCCCACCTTGCCGCCATGGGCCTCGACGGGATCGCCGGCGAATTGCAGGAAGCCAAGACCACCATCTCCGCCCTCTGGGACCGCGAGATGACCCGGCCCAAATAG
- a CDS encoding response regulator transcription factor: protein MVTSSDTPFEVYVVEDDDAVLKSLGALMEAHGYGATLCRTAEDFLKSFDPARRACLVLDLRLPGMSGMQLQARLAEMGVDIPIVVVTAHGDVPIAVQAMRAGAIDFIEKPTEAERLLEAVAAARATLENRAPPEVPRQVIADRLARLTEREQEVLHHLLHGKLNKEIAAELGISQRTIEVHRARIREKMQARGIADLIRMLG, encoded by the coding sequence ATGGTGACCAGCTCTGACACGCCATTCGAGGTCTACGTCGTCGAGGATGACGATGCCGTCCTGAAATCCCTCGGCGCCCTGATGGAGGCGCATGGCTACGGCGCCACCCTGTGCCGAACGGCCGAAGACTTCCTGAAAAGCTTCGACCCGGCCCGCCGCGCCTGCCTCGTGCTCGACCTGCGCCTGCCGGGGATGAGCGGCATGCAGCTTCAGGCGCGGCTCGCCGAGATGGGCGTCGACATCCCCATCGTCGTGGTCACCGCCCATGGCGACGTGCCCATCGCGGTGCAGGCCATGCGCGCCGGCGCCATCGACTTCATCGAGAAGCCCACCGAGGCCGAGCGCCTGCTCGAGGCCGTCGCCGCCGCCCGCGCCACGCTCGAAAACCGCGCCCCGCCCGAGGTGCCCCGACAGGTCATCGCCGACCGCCTCGCCCGCCTGACCGAGCGGGAACAGGAAGTGCTCCACCACCTCCTGCATGGCAAGCTCAACAAGGAAATCGCGGCCGAGCTCGGCATCAGCCAGCGCACCATCGAGGTCCACCGCGCCCGCATCCGCGAGAAAATGCAGGCCCGCGGCATCGCCGACCTGATCCGCATGCTGGGCTGA
- a CDS encoding ATP-binding protein: MTLDVVNLDTCDREQIHLIGAVQPHGALIAVDADSLVIDYASKNTDQFLGYAPEAILGRPLARVIGDDNVAQLRGLPLEPSTPDLLKPWFIGFPGPDGARIAAECLAHRTGGHIILEFLRPDENPASVWEDEYLRRGFISELVKPGALVELAEASARIIREVTGFDRVMIYRFAEDKHGEVIAESTVRPDSFLGLHYPASDIPDPARRHFLLNVMRSIPDINGTRVPIISQRGTVADADAPDALDLTFSKLRAVAPVHVEYLNNMGVAASLSISLITNNQLWGLVACHHYEPRMISSSRLRFAELVGGTTSALLQSIENTNQLQKSIAAEKTAFRIEQQARTGAALSDLIADRAQHLMDLIDAHGLLLVQGDEVVSFGTVPDTPLDVSPLLGHLTDGVATSSQLSSLIPMSDRNMQRAAGAALLDLYDNGRDYLVFLRSEFDQTIRWAGKPDKIETTTEDGITRLSPRGSFALWREERRGQSRPFDLRDQDALRILRRALFALNSLEHERAALEAQKAAEAEEIRLRHALLDASRASSLGELASAIAHELNQPLSAISNFVSACRQEFRNAGAAIPEKAAHLMDSAVTETTRAGDLIRRVRDFISTGDLNPDEIDLNDAIKQGIDLALVSSDLPRLEVNLLLDPRLPRVLADPVQIGQVVLNLARNSITAMEDAPRQKLTVEVIRMGDTVDVQVRDTGHGIPAEQQAHLFEPFHASTTRGMGIGLSLCRSIVEAHGGRIWSEPTTGGAVFVFQLPIRGVHGDQL, encoded by the coding sequence ATGACCCTCGACGTCGTCAACCTCGACACCTGCGACCGCGAGCAGATCCACCTGATCGGCGCGGTCCAGCCACACGGAGCCCTCATCGCCGTCGATGCCGACAGCCTGGTCATCGACTACGCCAGCAAGAACACCGACCAATTCCTCGGCTACGCCCCCGAGGCCATCCTCGGCCGCCCCCTCGCCCGCGTCATCGGCGACGACAACGTCGCCCAGCTGCGCGGCCTGCCGCTGGAACCCTCCACGCCCGACCTGCTGAAACCGTGGTTCATCGGCTTTCCCGGCCCCGACGGCGCCCGCATCGCCGCCGAATGCCTCGCCCACCGCACCGGCGGGCATATCATCCTCGAATTCCTCCGCCCCGACGAGAACCCCGCCAGCGTCTGGGAAGACGAATACCTCCGCCGCGGCTTCATCTCGGAACTGGTCAAGCCCGGCGCCCTCGTCGAACTGGCCGAGGCCAGCGCCCGCATCATCCGCGAAGTCACCGGCTTCGACCGCGTGATGATCTACCGCTTCGCCGAGGACAAGCACGGCGAGGTCATCGCCGAAAGCACCGTCCGCCCCGACAGCTTCCTCGGCCTGCACTACCCGGCCTCCGACATCCCCGACCCGGCCCGCCGGCATTTCCTGCTGAACGTGATGCGTTCGATCCCCGACATCAACGGCACCCGCGTCCCCATCATCAGCCAGCGCGGCACCGTCGCCGATGCCGACGCGCCCGACGCGCTCGACCTCACCTTCTCCAAGCTGCGGGCGGTGGCGCCGGTGCACGTGGAATACCTCAACAACATGGGCGTCGCGGCCAGCCTGTCGATCTCGCTCATCACCAACAACCAGCTCTGGGGGCTCGTCGCCTGCCACCATTACGAGCCGCGGATGATCTCGTCCTCGCGCCTGCGCTTCGCCGAGCTGGTGGGCGGCACCACCTCGGCCCTCCTGCAAAGCATCGAGAACACCAACCAGCTGCAGAAATCCATCGCCGCCGAGAAAACCGCCTTCCGCATCGAACAACAGGCCCGCACGGGCGCCGCCCTCAGCGACCTGATCGCCGACCGCGCCCAGCACCTGATGGACCTGATCGACGCTCACGGCCTTTTGCTGGTGCAGGGCGACGAGGTGGTGAGCTTCGGCACCGTCCCCGACACACCGCTCGATGTCTCGCCCCTTCTCGGCCACCTCACCGACGGCGTCGCCACCTCCTCGCAGCTCTCGTCGCTGATCCCGATGTCCGACCGCAACATGCAACGCGCCGCCGGCGCGGCGCTTCTCGACCTCTACGACAATGGCCGCGACTACCTCGTCTTCCTGCGCAGCGAGTTCGACCAGACGATCCGCTGGGCCGGCAAGCCCGACAAGATCGAGACCACCACCGAAGACGGCATCACCCGCCTCTCGCCCCGCGGCTCCTTCGCGCTCTGGCGCGAGGAACGGCGCGGCCAAAGCCGCCCCTTCGACCTGCGCGACCAGGACGCGCTGCGCATCCTGCGCCGGGCGCTCTTCGCGCTCAACAGCCTCGAACACGAACGCGCCGCGCTCGAGGCGCAGAAGGCCGCCGAGGCCGAGGAAATCCGCCTCCGCCACGCCCTGCTCGACGCCTCCCGCGCCTCCTCTCTCGGCGAACTGGCCTCGGCCATCGCGCATGAGCTCAACCAGCCCCTCTCGGCCATCTCCAACTTCGTCAGCGCCTGCCGGCAGGAATTCCGCAACGCCGGTGCCGCCATCCCCGAAAAGGCCGCCCACCTGATGGACAGCGCCGTGACCGAAACCACCCGCGCCGGCGACCTCATTCGCCGGGTGCGCGACTTCATCTCGACGGGCGACCTCAACCCCGACGAGATCGACCTCAACGACGCCATCAAGCAGGGCATCGACCTCGCCCTCGTCTCCTCCGACCTGCCACGGCTCGAGGTCAACCTGCTGCTCGACCCGCGCCTGCCCCGCGTGCTGGCCGACCCGGTCCAGATCGGCCAGGTCGTGCTCAACCTCGCCCGCAATTCCATCACCGCCATGGAAGACGCCCCCCGGCAGAAACTCACCGTCGAGGTGATCCGCATGGGCGACACGGTCGACGTGCAGGTGCGCGATACCGGCCATGGCATCCCGGCCGAACAGCAGGCCCACCTCTTCGAGCCGTTCCACGCCTCCACCACCCGCGGCATGGGCATAGGCCTGTCCCTCTGCCGCTCCATCGTCGAGGCGCATGGCGGGCGCATCTGGTCCGAGCCCACGACGGGCGGCGCGGTGTTCGTCTTCCAACTGCCAATCCGCGGGGTGCATGGTGACCAGCTCTGA